The following DNA comes from Dehalobacter sp..
TTATGAGAATAGTCGCAGGAATACCAAGTTGTGCAAGATAATATTTATCCAGGCCTTCGGATAATGTATCAAAAAGAGCCGGACTCACAATAATGGTAGACACAAAAAGCATATGCATCCATAAGAAACCAATAAGTATTACTCCACTGATTGACTGAGCA
Coding sequences within:
- a CDS encoding succinate dehydrogenase yields the protein MELAKNLQTTLNRSYGKTDLYVDLAQSISGVILIGFLWMHMLFVSTIIVSPALFDTLSEGLDKYYLAQLGIPATILI